Proteins encoded by one window of Camelus dromedarius isolate mCamDro1 chromosome 27, mCamDro1.pat, whole genome shotgun sequence:
- the LOC105089398 gene encoding N-glycosylase/DNA lyase-like gives MEQSPARGSGVLADQVWTLTQTEEQLYCTVYRGDKGQVGKATPEELKAMRQYFQLIVSLAQLYHHWSSMDPHFQEVAQKFQGVGLLQQDPIECLFSFICSSHNNIARIMGMVEQLCQAFGPRLIQLDDVTYYGFPRLQVLAGLEVEAQLRKLGLGYRARYVRASAQAIPEEWGGLPWLQQLCKAPYKEAHKALCTLTGVGTKVADCICLMALDKPQAVPVDIHVWQIAQRDCSWHPTTTQAKGPSPQANKELRNLFRSLWGPYAGWGQAVLFSADLRQAHRAQEPPAKCRKRYMGLEG, from the coding sequence ATGGAGCAAAGCCCTGCGCGTGGGAGTGGCGTGCTGGCGGACCAGGTATGGACACTGACGCAGACTGAGGAACAGCTCTACTGCACTGTGTACCGAGGGGACAAGGGCCAGGTTGGCAAAGCCACACCAGAAGAGCTAAAGGCCATGCGACAGTACTTCCAGCTGATTGTCAGCCTGGCTCAACTGTATCACCATTGGAGTTCCATGGACCCCCACTTTCAAGAGGTGGCTCAGAAATTCCAAGGTGTGGGACTCTTGCAACAGGACCCCATCGAATGCCTTTTCTCCTTCATCTGTTCCTCCCACAACAACATTGCCCGCATCATGGGCATGGTGGAGCAGCTCTGCCAGGCCTTCGGACCTCGGCTCATCCAGCTTGATGATGTCACCTACTATGGCTTCCCCCGGCTGCAGGTCCTGGCTGGGCTGGAAGTGGAAGCTCAGCTCAGAAAGTTGGGCCTGGGGTACCGTGCCCGTTACGTGCGTGCCAGTGCCCAAGCCATCCCGGAAGAATGGGGTGGACTTCCCTGGCTGCAGCAGCTGTGCAAGGCCCCTTACAAGGAGGCCCACAAGGCCCTCTGCACCCTGACAGGGGTAGGCACCAAGGTGGCCGACTGCATCTGCTTGATGGCCCTAGACAAGCCCCAGGCTGTGCCTGTGGACATCCACGTGTGGCAGATCGCCCAGCGTGACTGCAGCTGGCACCCCACTACCACCCAAGCCAAGGGTCCGAGCCCCCAAGCCAACAAGGAACTGAGAAACCTTTTCCGGAGCCTGTGGGGACCTTATGCTGGCTGGGGCCAAGCAGTGCTGTTCAGTGCTGACCTGCGCCAAGCCCACCGAGCTCAGGAGCCACCAGCAAAGTGCAGAAAGAGATACATGGGGCTGGAAGGCTAG